The proteins below come from a single Ictalurus furcatus strain D&B chromosome 15, Billie_1.0, whole genome shotgun sequence genomic window:
- the tmem82 gene encoding transmembrane protein 82, whose translation MLSFISWFVPSLPTWLIPDANPLDCILQGLVGACGISVLSILLRVHLFVEAQSTADSKDDIKNKRTHIGGLTDRIQFWILTVTLAFVGSRVAALVVLEFSLRAISSRFTASSDPLSDTLLQLLVQCQFSLGCALNCSLYFLHEGAPQAWLNFLLAAALSWFLASQCSRLWHHVKTMYPIHSTQRYCGVCIGLLTSGTSILPFLCSALILTFCVAGFAAISSINQHFLSTTEALRFWTPLTICYTLLVVYMHEEQHRQPIGQALLNTVMVRLGGLLLLMLTVGRWEDVLHILLCFIGEAACLLPAQELLNSTSKDAADVPRRFVTKNGDQRRPNKSDKYD comes from the exons ATGTTGTCCTTCATTTCCTGGTTTGTACCAAGTTTACCCACTTGGCTAATACCTGATGCAAATCCTCTAGACTGTATTTTACAAG GGCTTGTAGGAGCATGTGGGATCTCAGTGCTTTCCATCCTTTTAAGGGTTCATTTATTCGTTGAAGCACAGAG TACAGCAGACAGCAAAGATGACATAAAGAACAAGCGCACTCATATTGGTGGTCTAACAGACAGAATCCAGTTCTGGATCCTGACAGTGACTCTCGCCTTTGTGGGTTCTAGAGTTGCAGCATTAGTGGTTCTTGAGTTCTCTCTTCGAGCAATTTCATCACGCTTCACAGCCTCATCA GATCCACTGAGTGATACTTTGTTACAGCTGCTAGTGCAGTGCCAGTTCTCTTTGGGCTGTGCATTAAACTGCAGTCTTTATTTTCTCCATGAGGGGGCACCACAAGCTTGGCTAAATTTCCTCCTTGCTGCAGCACTGAGCTGGTTTTTGGCCAGCCAGTGTTCCAGATTATGGCACCACGTAAAGACAATGTACCCAATACACAGCACCCAGCGGTACTGTGGGGTCTGTATTGGCCTCCTGACGTCTGGCACATCTATATTGCCTTTTCTTTGCAGTGCCTTGATTCTAACATTTTGTGTGGCTGGATTTGCTGCCATATCGAGCATCAACCAGCACTTTCTGTCAACTACTGAGGCCTTGAGGTTCTGGACACCACTCACAATCTGCTACACCCTACTTGTCGTCTATATGCATG AGGAGCAGCATCGGCAGCCTATCGGACAGGCTCTTCTGAATACAGTGATGGTGCGCCTTGGAGGCCTATTATTATTGATGCTTACTGTGGGAAGGTGGGAAGATGTGCTCCACATCCTACTGTGCTTCATTGGGGAAGCTGCCTGTCTGCTACCAGCTCAGGAACTACTGAATAGCACCTCTAAG GATGCTGCAGATGTTCCCAGACGATTTGTGACGAAAAATGGAGACCAGAGAAGAccaaacaaatcagacaaataTGACTGA